ATGTTCGAATTAATTTTCAAAAAAACACTTTTTACAATTTAAACAAAAACATTATCCTCCTCCAATCCATGTTTGCTGTAACCTTTACTGCCAATCGAGATAGTCGTTGGTTATATGAAATCTTGCAATTTCTCTTTAACCATATTGAAGAGTTAAATCAAGCAGAATTTGCTAGTCAGTTTAAGGATTTTCTTGAAAAAATGGCAGTGAGATATGCAGAAGAAAGATTGTTTACCGAGGATGGAAGTATAAAGAAATACGGGGATATTCCTGTTTATGCATTTAACTTTGTGGATTATGTTTTATGGGAAAATCGTGCCGAATTAGAGAAAGAGTACGAGAATATTAAATTTGATAATTTCAAATTTGCATATCGCCGTTCCATAGAGCATTGGCATCCTCAGAATCCCAATAGTGATGAAAGAATTGAGAAAATGGATGATGAATTTTTGCACTCCTTTGGGAACCTTTGTATCATTACAGATAGCCAGAATTCCAAGTTTGGAAATTTGGATCCGAGTGCAAAATATAAACAGTGGGAAGGAATTTTTAGTCGTCAGAGTCTAAAATTGCAAATAATGGCTGCCATAACGGAAAAGACTAAATGGAAATCAGATCAGATTGTAGGACTGGAAAACGAGATTTTACCTATGGTTAACGAATTTATAGGAAGTAAAAAGTAAGTTATAAGATTTATCATATATAGGAAATTTGAGAAGCCGATGTATATCTAATAGATTTACATCGGCTTTCTTTTTTGTTAAAATAGTCTATAGAAAGAAGGTGAGAGTATGTCAAAGACTAGTATGAGCATCCGCTTGGACAGTGAGATCAAGGAGCAGGCTCAGCAGGTTTTCAACAGCTTGGGAATGGATATGACAACGGCTATCAATATTTTTCTTCGTCAGGCTATTCAATACCAAGGGCTACCCTTTGATGTCAGACTGGATGAAAGTCGGAAGCTAGTGGAAGTATTGGCAGATTTAGATCAAAATCGGAATATGAGTCAGTCTTTTGTAAGTGTCTCAGACTTGATGGAGGATTTGCGTGCTTAAGATTCGTTATCATAAACAGTTTAAAAAAGATTTTAAGTTGGCTATGAAGCGTGGACTTAAGGCAAACTTGTTAGAAGAAGTATTGGAGTTTTTGATTCAGGAAAAGGAACTTCCTGCCAAATATCGAGATCATCAACTGACAGCATCCAAGCACTTTAAAGGAGTGCGTGAATGCCATATCCAGCCGGATTGGCTCCTGGTCTATAAAGTAGACAAGGAAGAATTGATTTTAAACTTGCTTAGGACAGGCAGTCATAGTGATTTGTTTTAATCTATTAATTGAGGATTCTGAAGACTCCAGCACGATTAGAAATTTATACCTTAGAATTATGTTTTAGAAAGGACTTGCTCATGAAGCTTACCATTTCCGCTCAGGATAAGCCAGCGCAAAAAGTGTTGGATTACCAGCTGGATCTTGATCCAGATACGATTTTGAAAATGACCGCTTTGATTTGCGGCACTGTGGCAGCGGTTAGCCTACTGTCCCTGTTTAAAGAGAAATAACAAAAGAAAAGGAGAAGCAGAATGGTTCTGCCAAATTTTAAAGAAAACTTAGAAAAATACGCTAAACTATTGGTTGCCATTGGTATTAATGTGCAGCCGGGTCACACGGTAGCGCTCAATATTGATGTGGAGCAGCGTGAGCTGGCTCACTTGATTGTCAAGGAGGCCTATGCTCTGGGAGCTCACGAGGTCATCGTCCAGTGGGTGGATGATTTGAGTACGCGGGAAAAATTCCTCCATGCACCGATGGGGCGCTTGGACAATGTCCCAGACTATAAGGTGGCTGAGATGAACTATCTCCTCGAAAAGAAAGCCAGTCGCTTGGGTGTTCGTTCATCTGACCCAGGAGCTTTAAATGGCGTGGATGCTGAGAAATTATCGGCTTCTGCTAAGGCTATGGGGATAGCCATGAAGCCGATGCGAATCGCAACCCAATCCAATAAAGTCAGCTGGACAGTCGCTGCAGCAGCGGGTACAGAGTGGGCTAAGAAGGTCTTTCCAAATGCAGCCAGCGATGAGGAAGCAGTAGATCTTCTATGGGATCAGATTTTCAAAACCTGTCGTGTCTATGAGGATGACCCAGTAGCCGCTTGGAAAGCTCATGAAGAAAAACTTAGCTCAAAAGCGAAGGTTTTAAATGAAGAGCAATTCACTGCTCTCCACTACACAGCTCCTGGAACAGACTTGACACTGGGCTTGCCCAAGAACCACCACTGGGAATCAGCTGGTAGTCTAAATGCTCAGGGCGAGTATTTCATTGCCAACATGCCGACAGAAGAGGTCTTTACAGCACCGGACTTCCGCCGAGCAGATGGTTATGTAACCAGTACCAAGCCTCTTAGCTATAATGGCAACATCATTGAGGGCATCAAGGTGACCTTCAAGGATGGCCAGATTGTGGATGTTACCGCTGAAAAGGGCGATCAGGTTATGAAGGATCTTGTCTTTGAAAATGCTGGCGCGCGTGCTTTAGGTGAGTGTGCCTTGGTTCCAGATCCGAGTCCGATTTCTCAGTCAGGTATTACTTTCTTCAATACCCTCTTTGATGAAAATGCCTCTAACCACTTGGCTATCGGTGCAGCTTATGCGACTAGTGTGGTCGGTGGAGAGAATTTCTCCGAAGAAGAGCTAGAAGCAGCGGGTCTCAACCGCTCGGATGTCCATGTGGACTTTATGATTGGTTCTAACCAGATGGATATTGACGGTATCCGCGAAGACGGCAGCCGTGTGCCAATCTTCCGCAATGGAGACTGGGTGATTTAAGATTTTGAGCTGCCTTGAATGGCGCATTCCATAATGACGGCTTCCACTTGCTTCTTGAGAAGCCTTGCTAGAAATATAGAAAGAAGGGGAATATATGATTGGTAGTATGTTTGTCGGTTTTATCATCGGTCTTATCGCCGGGGCTATTACTAGCCGTGGGGAGCGCATGGGCTGTATCGGAAAGATCCTCTTGGGTTGGTTTGGTTCCTTGATTGGTCAATTTCTCTTTGGCCATTGGGGACCAATGCTTGCTGATACAGCTATTGTTCCATCAGTGCTAGGAGCAGTTATCCTCT
This window of the Streptococcus sanguinis genome carries:
- a CDS encoding type II toxin-antitoxin system RelB/DinJ family antitoxin, whose product is MSKTSMSIRLDSEIKEQAQQVFNSLGMDMTTAINIFLRQAIQYQGLPFDVRLDESRKLVEVLADLDQNRNMSQSFVSVSDLMEDLRA
- a CDS encoding type II toxin-antitoxin system YafQ family toxin codes for the protein MLKIRYHKQFKKDFKLAMKRGLKANLLEEVLEFLIQEKELPAKYRDHQLTASKHFKGVRECHIQPDWLLVYKVDKEELILNLLRTGSHSDLF
- a CDS encoding aminopeptidase; translated protein: MVLPNFKENLEKYAKLLVAIGINVQPGHTVALNIDVEQRELAHLIVKEAYALGAHEVIVQWVDDLSTREKFLHAPMGRLDNVPDYKVAEMNYLLEKKASRLGVRSSDPGALNGVDAEKLSASAKAMGIAMKPMRIATQSNKVSWTVAAAAGTEWAKKVFPNAASDEEAVDLLWDQIFKTCRVYEDDPVAAWKAHEEKLSSKAKVLNEEQFTALHYTAPGTDLTLGLPKNHHWESAGSLNAQGEYFIANMPTEEVFTAPDFRRADGYVTSTKPLSYNGNIIEGIKVTFKDGQIVDVTAEKGDQVMKDLVFENAGARALGECALVPDPSPISQSGITFFNTLFDENASNHLAIGAAYATSVVGGENFSEEELEAAGLNRSDVHVDFMIGSNQMDIDGIREDGSRVPIFRNGDWVI
- a CDS encoding GlsB/YeaQ/YmgE family stress response membrane protein, yielding MIGSMFVGFIIGLIAGAITSRGERMGCIGKILLGWFGSLIGQFLFGHWGPMLADTAIVPSVLGAVILLAIFWRRDS